In one Solanum dulcamara chromosome 1, daSolDulc1.2, whole genome shotgun sequence genomic region, the following are encoded:
- the LOC129884173 gene encoding scarecrow-like protein 3 has translation MLQDDGSSSVTSSSPLQVFPMMSVSPSFGSSNQWLKELKSEERGLYLIHLLLACASHVASGSLENANIALDHISQLASPSGDTMQRIASYFTEALADRILRSWPGLYKALRSTKLSVVSEEILVRKMFFEIFPFLKVAFVVTNQAIIEAMEGEKMVHIVDLNAAEPLQWRALLQDLSARPEGPPHLRITGVHQQKEVLDQMAHVLTQEAEKLDIPFQFSQVVSKLENLDVEKLRVKTGEALAISSVMQLHTLLAHDNEKKSLFPFKHSNGVNLHRALVNQNTLGEFLEKDMANGCSPSNDTASSSPLCSTGSAKMDSFLNALWGLSPKVMVVTEQDSNHNGTTLMERLSESLHSYAALFDCLESTLPRTSLERLKVEKMLLGEEIRNIIACEGMERKERHEKLEKWFQRFDTSGFGNVPLSYYAMLQARRLLQSYSCEGYKIKEENGCVVICWQDRALFSVSSWRCRK, from the coding sequence ATGTTACAAGATGATGGTTCTTCAtctgtgacatcatcatcaccCCTTCAAGTATTTCCCATGATGTCTGTATCACCTAGCTTTGGTTCATCAAACCAGTGGCTCAAGGAGCTGAAATCTGAAGAAAGAGGGTTGTATTTGATACACCTTTTGCTTGCTTGTGCTAGTCATGTGGCTTCTGGTAGCCTTGAGAATGCTAATATAGCACTTgatcatatttctcaacttgcATCTCCTAGTGGAGATACTATGCAAAGAATTGCTTCATATTTTACTGAGGCTTTAGCTGATAGGATTCTCAGGAGCTGGCCTGGTCTTTATAAGGCCTTGCGTTCGACTAAGTTATCGGTTGTCTCAGAAGAAATTCTTGTTAGGAAGATGTTTTTCGAGATCTTTCCGTTCTTGAAGGTGGCGTTTGTGGTCACAAATCAAGCTATAATTGAAGCTATGGAAGGTGAAAAGATGGTTCACATTGTGGATCTTAATGCTGCTGAACCCTTGCAATGGCGCGCGTTGCTTCAGGACTTAAGTGCGCGTCCTGAAGGACCGCCCCATTTGCGTATTACTGGGGTTCATCAGCAAAAAGAGGTGTTAGATCAAATGGCACATGTACTTACTCAAGAAGCAGAAAAACTGGATATCCCTTTTCAGTTCAGTCAAGTAGTTAGCAAATTGGAAAATCTTGATGTTGAGAAACTTCGCGTGAAAACGGGGGAGGCTCTTGCAATTAGTTCAGTTATGCAATTGCACACCCTTCTTGCCCATGATAATGAAAAGAAATCTCTCTTTCCTTTTAAGCATTCAAATGGTGTTAACTTGCATAGGGCACTTGtcaatcaaaatactttaggggAATTTCTTGAAAAAGATATGGCTAATGGTTGTAGTCCAAGCAATGACACGGCTTCTTCATCACCACTATGTTCAACTGGTTCAGCAAAGATGGATAGTTTCCTCAATGCTTTGTGGGGTTTATCACCGAAAGTTATGGTGGTAACAGAACAAGATTCTAACCATAATGGGACAACTCTTATGGAGAGGCTATCAGAGTCGTTACATTCTTATGCTGCATTATTCGATTGTCTTGAATCCACGCTGCCAAGAACatcattggagagattgaaggTGGAAAAGATGTTATTAGGTGAGGAGATTAGGAACATTATAGCATGTGAAGGGATGGAACGAAAGGAGAGGCATGAAAAGCTCGAAAAATGGTTCCAAAGATTCGACACATCTGGTTTTGGGAATGTACCTTTGAGTTATTATGCTATGTTGCAGGCAAGAAGGTTGTTGCAGAGTTACAGTTGTGAAGGATACAAGATCAAAGAAGAGAACGGTTGCGTGGTGATATGCTGGCAAGATCGAGCCCTTTTCTCAGTGTCGTCTTGGCGATGTAGGAAGTGA